CTCGTGCGCTTTGTAAGCTTCACGGCTTAGAAACTGGATCGGATGTGTAGCTACTACCGGTAACGCCAGTTCTACGGCCAGTTTGATCGTTTCACTCACGTGCAGCTCTTCGCGCGCCATGCCGGTTCGCTGTACTTCCAGATAATATCGACTGGGGAATAGCTCTGCCCACTCAAGCGCCAGCTGACGTGCCGTTGCTTGATTGCCATTCAGCAGCGCCGTGCCGACCTCACCGAGATGCGCGCCGGATAATGCGAGCAGTCCATCTGTCCCGTCGCGCAACCATTGTTTGTGTATCTCGATGCGACCACTGTTTTGCCTTTCCAGATAGGCGCGTGTCACCAAATCACACAATCGCAGGTAGCCAACATTGGACTGGCATAACAACAGCAGCCGGAACGGCTTGTCGCGCTCGGCTGGATTGCTGATGAATACATCACAGCCAATGATGGGCTTGATGCCGGCAGCGCGCGCTGCCTGATAGAATTTGATCAGGCCGAATACATTATTGAGGTCGGTAAGTGCCAGGGCGGGCACGGCATCCTGCTTGGCGGCGGCAATCGCCTCGGGAATGCGCACAATGCCATCGGCAATGGAGTATTCGCTGTGCAGACGCAGATGGATGAAAGAGGGTTGGGGCATGGTGGCGAAATGACGGTTACAGCTGAAATTTTACCATCGTCACCGGAGTGAGAAATTAAAAGATTTCTACCCGTTGATATAGCTCAGAAAAATGGGCAGGAGAAGAATAGTTGGTAGGGTCAAAGATGAAAGTTTGCGAATACCTTTGGGGTCATGAAGTTATTTTACAAAATCAATTCCAGCTTTCTTGGAGTTTTTAATACATTGACCATTACGAAGACTGGAGGTGCGCATCACCTTATAAATATGACACTTTAATTATGAGGCGGAGCGCATGCTTCCAGTGACGTCTTTGCCCACTCCACGGAAACCTGTAAAACGACCGGATGAATCAAACATCGGTTCTCCGCTAATCATAAAGTATTGTTGCGAACCATCCGAATTATGTCGTCGGTAGACGAAATCCAAGAACGGTCGTCTGGCTGCGATATATTCTTCCAGTATCGCCCGTTCATCTGTATTCCAATGTGCTGCTTGCGCTTCACTCGGTTCGCTGAGTAAATCGTCAACCTCAATTCCCAGCATCTCAAGAACCGGGCCGTACACTTTGGTGAAATGCCCGGTCTCATCTTGTTCCCAATACCAGTCAGACGACAGCTCGGTCAGGCGGCGAAAACGAGCTTCGCTTTCCCGCAGTTCTGCGGTTCGTGCTTGCACAGTCTGCTCCAACACCTTGTTGTAATGTTCAATTTTTTTGTATAAAAGTCGTACTTCCAGCATGTTATGAATGCGTGTTCGTACTTCGGTCAGATCAAAAGGTTTGCTTATAAAATCTTTCGCACCGGCTTGTAACGCGCGCAGCTTGTGATCTGGTTGGGCGGTAATTACGAGTACCGGAAGGTAGCCGTTTGTTTCGACTTTCTTCAAGTTTTCCAGCACCTGAAAGCCATCCATGCCAGGCATCTGTAAGTCGAGCAGAATCAGGTCATAATGGTTTTTGCGATATAACTCGCTCACTTCATAAGGATTCTGCGTCGATGTTATACGCGTATAGTCAGCGCCACGTAGCATTTCTTCAAGTAGACGTATATTTGCCTCCTGATCGTCAACGATCAGGAGGCTGGCGTTTAGAATGTCAGACCGGCTAAGCATAATTTAAGAATACCTTTAAAAACTGAGCACCAAACACCAACATAAATTTCACCGAATTTCCAATTCCGTTTTGAGATAGACGCTGTTACGGCATACTCGATTGAGCCTGCATGGTTTGTAACGGCTGCTAACTAAAGTTTTCTAAAGCGTTTCTATATTGTTTTAATTAATAAAAAATCGGAATAATTAACAGAGCATTTTAACATGGCTGAGCGGGACTGATAGAAATGTTCTCTGGTCAATTACACACAATCATTAATAAATATATGCATACCGGAACCCGCTAGTTTTTGTCCGTGTTTCCAGTGCGAACCTATATTCGCACCCTATTGCTAAAGGGAAATGCTACCTGTGGGTAAAATATCATTATGTGATACCTGCTCTCTGTGCGTTTACACACATAGGACTTCATCACTTCAATAAGTGATTCGATCTTTAAATACCATGATCGCTGGATTTGCGTATGGAGTACTGAGCACAGCGCCCATACATTATCGTCTTCTTAAACTGGTTGATGGTTGTACGTAAAAAATTTGTTGTTAGGCGCGAACTGCTTACGGTGTGTGGTTGATTAGCCCATTTTTGAATGGGAGGAGGGCGGTAGGCATATGGCAATCTGCCGAATCATAATCATACCTTGCCTATTCTGAAGGCTCAGGGGTTTGGGTTCTGGTGAATTAAATAACGCAGGTGAGTTTTATTTTTTGCTATACGCATTGAGAATGCGAGTGTTGGGTGGTTGCGTACGTCGAGAGTAAGCAATCAAATTCTTTTTTGACTACCTTATAACATTCGCAAGAGAGTGTTTCCAGTCCAGATCGATCGAGTACGGTAATGTGTCCACGACGATAATTAATAAAACCAGCATTTTTTAAATTTCCGGCGGCTTCTGTGATGCCTTCGCGGCGCACGCCAAGCATACTGGCAATTAATTCCTGCGTCATAATTAACTCATTTGAGGTCAGCCGATCGATGGTTAATAAAAGCCAGCGGCAAAGCTGCTGTTCGATTGAATGGTGCCTATTGCACGCTGCAGTCAGGGACATTTGTGTGATGAGCGCTTGAATATAAAGCAGTGATAGGTGCTGTAGCGATTCTGTGCGATTGAATTCTTGCAGCATTGATCCGGCTTTTATGCGATAGCCGCAGCCGCCCGTTTGCACAATTGCCCGGCTAGGTGTCGCTGCACCACCCATGAGTAGGGAAACGCCTAGTATGCCTTCATTGCCAACGCCTGCGATTTCTGTCGAAGCGCCATCCTCCATGATGTATTGCAGAGACACGATGGCAGTCGTGGGGAACCAGGCATGTTGCAACCGGCTACCGGATTCATGGAGCACGCTCCCGAGCGGCATTTGAACCAGCTCCAGATGTGGTTTCAAGCGTTCAAATTCATCCGCTTGCACAGCGGCGAGGAGATAGTTGTGGTTTGTCACCTGTGACGAGGTAATGGACATAAGCAGCTTATTAAAATATTTTAAATTTTATAGGCACGTCCGCTAATTAACTAATTAGTGGGAATCTATAGTAAAGCTATTGGCTTAAGTTATGTACGATACCGCACAGACTGTACATGCGCTGGATAGTAGCCTGCATTTCGGCGGCTAGTACAAGCTTCCAACATGTCGTAGTAATACTCCACCAGCTTTCTTAAGTTGGCATTGAAAGCCCGCGCGAGCAGGTTGGAGCATTCATAACCCAAGGAGGCAGCCAATCAGGCAACTTCTTTAAAATCAGGAGAATTCATTAATGAAACAATTAAAATATTTTATTACTATTTTTACTGCCATCGCATTCATGTCAATTTTAGGTTGTGCGGCTACTACAAAGTCAGAAGGAACAGGAGAATATTTGGATGATAGCGTAATTACAACGAAGGTTAAAGCAGCGGTTTTTAATGAGCCTGCTTTGAAATCTACCGAGATAAATGTCGAAACCTATAAAGGTGTCGTTCAATTAAGCGGCTTTGTCAGTTCTCAGTCCAGTATTGATAGGGCCGAAGAAGTTGCTCGTGGTGTTAAAGGTGTGAAATCTGTCAAGAATGACATGCGAGTTAAGTAAAGCTGATATGGGAGATTACCAACGTAATCTCCCATATGGCGCCGTTGTTAACTTGAATGTTCATAATTTGTATATCTGCATTAGTTTCTAGAATTTTGCTCCCTGTGGGTAAGGTATTGGGGGAAATCCGATACGTTTGCCTCTACCTATAAAAATGACGTGTAACTCACAGTGACAGCGAGAAGCGTTTTTTCGCTAGAACACGGTGAACTACAGATTGCCCAGCTGTGATTGCAGTGCCAGCGGCATTGTAAAACTCAATAATAAATATTCATGTATGGCTTCATTAAATGCAATTTGTAAATGCATTGTTTCATCTATCGCTAAATCATGAAATTACTATGATTTGTTCAAGTTGAAGGCAGATGTACCTAAGCCAGATAGTTAAATATCGTGGCCGTTTTGACTTTAAGTTTTGACACTTCGAAATGCCTAAGCCACTACCAATGTTTTGCATTGAACTCATGTTTGTAGGCAGAGTATTTCAAATTGGAGGATGTTTAACTTGAAGGCTGGAGACACAAGAATTCCTGATTTTTTGCTATCCTCAATTACGTGGTTTCGCAAAATTGGATGGTCGCGAACTCAGCTTCTCGAAGAGCTACCACTACGATCGGAACTATTTAGCGCCGATCAAATGGAGTTATATGGCAGAACGCTTGCGGCGTCACATACAGTGTCGCCGAAACGCAGTCCGGACCAACTTCTGGCACGGCTAGCCGCGAACGAAAGCACACTGATTAGTGTTTGTAATGTTCTGACAGCTTCAGTTAAGGCGAACCATCGGTTGACGCCAGCCGGAGAATGGCTGTTCGACAATTTTCATCTCCTCGAAGAGCAAATTCGTACTGCCAAGCATCACCTTCCCAAAAATTATAGCCGCGAGTTGCCGTGCCTGGTACGTGGGTCATCGGCTGGTCTGCCGCGGGTGTATGACATCGCGCTGCAGACTATTTCCCATGGCGATGGTCGAGTCGATACGGAAACGCTTAGTCGATTTGTGGCAGCCTACCAGTCCGTTACCACGCTCCAGTTGGGCGAATTATGGGCGATTCCGATTATGTTGCGTCTGGCATTAATCGAGAACCTGCGTCGCGTTGCGGTATACATCGAGATTGGCAGGTTAGAGAGAAACTTGGCCGTCAAATGGGCCGATGAAATGATCAAGGTTGTGGAGACGGATCCCAAGGGCTTGATTTTGGTCATTGCGGATATGGCACGATCCAATCCGCCAATGACGGCTCCATTTGTTTCGGAATTTGTACGTCGACTACAGGGGCAGAGCCCTGCTTTGGCATTGCCGTTGAAGTGGATTGAACAAAGTCTTGCCGAATCAAATCGCACGATTGAGGAGTTGGTGCAGTCCGGCAATCAGCAACAGGCGACTGATCAGGTTTCGATCTCTAACAGCATCGGCAGCTTGCGCATGCTTGGAGCCGTCGATTGGCGCGATTTCACTGAAGCCGCTAGTTCAATCGAAACGATCTTGCGGGAGGATCCAGGGGGGGGGTATGGCCGTATGGATTTTACCACCCGTGATCGCTACCGTCATGTCGTGGAACGACTGGCCAAGGGCGGTGCTTCGTCAGAAGTGGAGGTAGCTCAAACGACGCTTCGGCTGGCTCGAGAAGGTGCGGCAATAGGGAGGGGCGACGAGACTGCGGCTCATGTCGGATTTCATTTGATCGGTAAAGGATTGCCGAATCTGGAGCGAGCGGTGCAGGCACGCCTCTCTATCTTTGAGAAGTTAAGTCGGATAAACCGCCGGTTTGCGCTTTTCTTTTATCTCAGTGCGATTACGCTAATCACGTTGTTCCTGACTAGCAGTTTCGTGATTAAAGCTTATGGGGATGGTGTGCGCGATTGGTTACTGGGCGCAGTCTATGTGCTGTCGTTGCTTGCAACAAGCCAATTGGCCGTTGCGCTGGTGAATTGGGTGACTCAGTTGTTAGTGACACCCCATCCCATGCCCCGTATGGACTTCTCCACCGGAATTCCGCCAGCGTTTCATACATTGGTAGTGGTTCCAACCATGCTCACAAATGCTGCCGATGTTTTGAATTTGGTCGAAGCGCTTGAAGTGCGATTTCTCGCCAATCGTGACAGTAATCTGGATTTCGGCCTGTTGACCGATTTTCGGGATGCGAAGCAGGAAAATCTCCCGGAGGACGAGGCGCTTTTGCAAATCGCAAGAGCTAGTATCGAGGAGCTAAATAAAAAGTATGGCGATGCCTCCCGTAACGATGCGGATGAAACCGCGGCTTTAATCGGGGATGGTGTTCAAAACGGAGGCCGATTCTTCCTGTTTCATCGCCCGCGTCGTTGGAATCCGCAGGAGGGAATGTGGATGGGTTTCGAACGCAAGCGCGGAAAACTTGCGGATTTGAATGCGCTTTTGCGTGGGCGAGCGGGTAATGCGTTCTCGCTCATTGTGGGTAATACAGCATTATTGTCGGAAATAAAGTACGTCATTACGCTCGATACTGACACGCAATTGCCGCGTGATTCAGCCCGGCAATTTGTTGGTGCGATGGCGCATCCGCTGAATATCCCAAGGTTCGGCAAAACAGGCCAAGCCAATGATCAAAATACAATTGTTACAGATGGCTATGGTATTTTGCAGCCGCGTGTTGATGTAAGTTTGCCCGGATCAAATCGCTCGCAATACGCGCAACTATTTAGCGGCGAGATGGGTATTGATCCGTACACTCGGACGGTTTCTGATGTTTATCAAGATCTGTTTGGTGAGGGTTCATTCATCGGCAAAGGAATTTACGACGTCGATGCTTTCGAGCGAGCGCTCGCAGGGCGTTTTCCGAACAATCGAATTCTTAGTCATGATCTTTTGGAAGGATCTTATGCCCGCGCAGGCCTACTTAGCGACGTACAGTTATATGAGGAATTTCCTGTCCGCTACAACGCGGACGTAAGCCGCCGTCATCGCTGGATACGTGGAGACTGGCAAATTGCGAGTTGGCTATTATCGCGTACACCTGGCCCTGACGGGAGCTATCACCGCAATCCACTATCGGCACTGGCGCAGTGGAAACTGTTCGATAATCTCCGGCGAAGTCTGGTTCCGACGGCACTGGCGTTATTGCTAATATTGGGGTGGGTGGCGCTGCCGCATGCATGGTTCTGGACATTGGCGGTAATCAGTATCGTCGTTACGCCCATAGTGATTGCCGCTCTCTTTGATTTGTTGCGAAAACCGCGTGAAGTGTTACTGCGTCAGCATTTGATTGCTGCGATGCGTGGGGCAGGTCGGCAATTCGGTCAGGTTCTATTTTCGCTGGCGTGTCTGCCCTATGAGGTCTATTTCAGTCTTGACGCGATCTTGCGCACGATTGTGCGATTGACGGTCACTCATCAGCGACTTCTCGAATGGAGTCCGTCGCGCGAGGTCGAACGTGAACCCAAACAAGCCATTCCATCCTCCAGCTACATGGGCCTTGGGGCTTCCTACCGGTTGATGTGGATCGCACCCACTGTTGCCGTCATGATGATGATTATTTTGGCGATCAACATGCCAGTGGCACTAATCGTTGCGCTCCCAGTGTTGTTGCTATGGGCGGCCTCTCCGGCCATCACCTGGTGGATAAGTCGACCGCTGGAACGTCGAAATGCAGAGTTGAAAATCGATCAAATTCTTTTTCTGCGTCAGATTACGCGTCGTACGTGGGCATTTTTCGAGACTTTTGTCGGCGCGGAAGACAATTGGCTGCCGCCCGATAATTTTCAGGAACACCCTGTTGCGACAATCGCACATCGCACTTCACCGACTAACATCGGTTTGGCGCTGCTGGCTAATATCACTGCGTACGATTTTGGCTACATTGGAGCGGGCCAACTCATAGAGCGTACGGCAAATACATTGAAAACCATGGAAGCCCTGGAACGGCACCGAGGGCATTTTTACAATTGGTATGACACCCTGTCGCTGAAGCCATTGTCGCGGTATGTTTCTACCGTGGACAGTGGGAATTTGGCAGCCCATTTGCTGACCTTGCGCGTGGCATTGGTGGAGATTCCCGATGCTCCGATTATCGGAAGGAGATTGTTCACGGGGCTGGGGGACACGTGGCGGATTGTCGTTGAGACGGCGAGTGGCGCCGCGGCAACTCCTCTGGCGCAATTTGAAAAAACTCTTAAAGCGGCGGCTGTAGCTCATCCGCTTACATTGGGGAGCGTTCGAGTGTATCTGGAGAGCTTGCTTACTTACGCGCGTGACGTGGTCAATCAACTCACCAAAAGCACAGTAAATCTTTCTCTCTATGAAAGTGCCGAATGGGCACAGGCGCTGGTCAGACAATGCGAAGGCGCTCTCGCTGATCTGGCTTTCCATATACCTTCGTTGCTGTCGAATACCTCGTCCGAGATGCACAATTTGGCGCTTACCGCAAAAATTCCATCATTGCGTCAACTTGCAAGTGAGGGTCATGACCGCGCACGAGAGCAGATAGAAACACTTGAATATCTTGCGCGGAAATCATGCGAGTTTGCGCAAATGGAATATGGATTCCTGTACAACCACGCAAGACGTTTACTCTCAATCGGATATAACGTGGGTGAGCGTCGATTAGACGCCAGTTACTATGATCTGCTTGCCTCAGAAGCCAGGTTGTGCAATTTCGTCGCGATTGCTCAAGGTGAATTGCCACAGGAGAGCTGGTTTGCGCTTGGCCGGATGTTGACGACTGCCGGAGGGAAACCGCTTCTATTATCGTGGAGTGGCTCGATGTTTGAGTATCTCATGCCGTTGCTGGTGATGCCGACCTACGACAATACTCTGCTTGATCAGACATACAAGGCAGCGGTTAATCGGCAAATCGAGTATGGCAATCAGCGCGGCGTGCCTTGGGGTATGTCGGAATCCGGGTACAACGCCGTCGACATTCATTTGAATTATCAGTATCGAGCATTCGGCGTACCGGGACTAGGGCTGAAACGTGGCCTCGGCGATGATCTTGTCATTGCGCCGTATGCCTCGGTAATGGCCTTGATGGTTGCCCCTGAAAAAGCGTGTTTGAATCTTCAAAAACTCGCCGCTGAAGGTATCGTTGGCAAATTCGGGTTTTACGAAGCGATTGATTACACGCCGTCGCGAGTACGACGAGGTGAAACTCGGGCCGTGGTGCGCTCATTTATGGCTCATCATTTAGGAATGAGCATACTTTCCCTGGCCTATTTGCTGCTGGATCGTCCTATGCAGCGGAGATTTGAATCAGATCCTTTATTTCAGGCGACAATGTTATTGCTTCAGGAACGGATTCCTCAGGCTAAAGTCTTCCCGTTGCGCTCAGCCGAGCTTCCTGAAATCCACGTGACTGAGGAAGTCGCGGAGATGCCGATACGCATACTTAAAAATCCCAACACGCCGATTCCAGAAGTGCAATTACTGTCGAATGGTCGCTATCACGTCATGGTCACCAATGCGGGCGGAGGAAGCAGTCGTTGGAAGGATCTTGCCGTTACTCGCTGGCGCGAAGACAAGACATGTGACAATTGGGGCAATTTTTGTTATTTGCGCGATGTGTCGAGCGGCGAATTTTGGTCAACTACCTATCAGCCCACACAAAAACCATCGAAGCGATATGAAGTAGTTTTTTCTGAAGGGCGGGTCGAGTTCCGTCGTCGCGACCATGATTTTGATACGCATACCGAGATTACGGTTTCGCCGGAAGATGATATCGAGCTGCGTCGTGTCCGCATCACCAACCGTGCATGGATACGTCAAACGATCGAGATCACCACGTATGCTGAAGTCGTGCTCGCTACGCCAGCGGCCGATGCTCAGGCACCGGCCTTCGGCAATCTTTTTGTGCAGACTGAGATATTGCCCGAACGGCATGCGATCGTCTGTCACCGGCGGCCGCGCTCGCAGAGCGATCAGACTCCGTTGATGTTCCACTTGATGACCGCACATGGGGCTACCGTTGATACCGTCTCTTATGAGACGGATCGCATGCGTTTTGTCGGACGTGGAAATACAGTTGCCGCTCCTTATGCGATGACTGATTCGGCGTCACTTTCGGGTAGCGCCGGCTCGGTTCTAGATCCAATCGTGGCGATTCGGCAACGCTTGTCCATAGGTCCTGGGGAATGCGCTACGATCGACATCGTCACCGGGGTCGGCGATTCTCATCAAGCCGTATTAAATTTGATCGATAAATATCAGGATCATCGCTTGGCAGATCGTG
This genomic interval from Candidatus Nitrotoga sp. AM1P contains the following:
- a CDS encoding response regulator, whose protein sequence is MLSRSDILNASLLIVDDQEANIRLLEEMLRGADYTRITSTQNPYEVSELYRKNHYDLILLDLQMPGMDGFQVLENLKKVETNGYLPVLVITAQPDHKLRALQAGAKDFISKPFDLTEVRTRIHNMLEVRLLYKKIEHYNKVLEQTVQARTAELRESEARFRRLTELSSDWYWEQDETGHFTKVYGPVLEMLGIEVDDLLSEPSEAQAAHWNTDERAILEEYIAARRPFLDFVYRRHNSDGSQQYFMISGEPMFDSSGRFTGFRGVGKDVTGSMRSAS
- a CDS encoding BON domain-containing protein, encoding MKQLKYFITIFTAIAFMSILGCAATTKSEGTGEYLDDSVITTKVKAAVFNEPALKSTEINVETYKGVVQLSGFVSSQSSIDRAEEVARGVKGVKSVKNDMRVK
- a CDS encoding GH36-type glycosyl hydrolase domain-containing protein: MFNLKAGDTRIPDFLLSSITWFRKIGWSRTQLLEELPLRSELFSADQMELYGRTLAASHTVSPKRSPDQLLARLAANESTLISVCNVLTASVKANHRLTPAGEWLFDNFHLLEEQIRTAKHHLPKNYSRELPCLVRGSSAGLPRVYDIALQTISHGDGRVDTETLSRFVAAYQSVTTLQLGELWAIPIMLRLALIENLRRVAVYIEIGRLERNLAVKWADEMIKVVETDPKGLILVIADMARSNPPMTAPFVSEFVRRLQGQSPALALPLKWIEQSLAESNRTIEELVQSGNQQQATDQVSISNSIGSLRMLGAVDWRDFTEAASSIETILREDPGGGYGRMDFTTRDRYRHVVERLAKGGASSEVEVAQTTLRLAREGAAIGRGDETAAHVGFHLIGKGLPNLERAVQARLSIFEKLSRINRRFALFFYLSAITLITLFLTSSFVIKAYGDGVRDWLLGAVYVLSLLATSQLAVALVNWVTQLLVTPHPMPRMDFSTGIPPAFHTLVVVPTMLTNAADVLNLVEALEVRFLANRDSNLDFGLLTDFRDAKQENLPEDEALLQIARASIEELNKKYGDASRNDADETAALIGDGVQNGGRFFLFHRPRRWNPQEGMWMGFERKRGKLADLNALLRGRAGNAFSLIVGNTALLSEIKYVITLDTDTQLPRDSARQFVGAMAHPLNIPRFGKTGQANDQNTIVTDGYGILQPRVDVSLPGSNRSQYAQLFSGEMGIDPYTRTVSDVYQDLFGEGSFIGKGIYDVDAFERALAGRFPNNRILSHDLLEGSYARAGLLSDVQLYEEFPVRYNADVSRRHRWIRGDWQIASWLLSRTPGPDGSYHRNPLSALAQWKLFDNLRRSLVPTALALLLILGWVALPHAWFWTLAVISIVVTPIVIAALFDLLRKPREVLLRQHLIAAMRGAGRQFGQVLFSLACLPYEVYFSLDAILRTIVRLTVTHQRLLEWSPSREVEREPKQAIPSSSYMGLGASYRLMWIAPTVAVMMMIILAINMPVALIVALPVLLLWAASPAITWWISRPLERRNAELKIDQILFLRQITRRTWAFFETFVGAEDNWLPPDNFQEHPVATIAHRTSPTNIGLALLANITAYDFGYIGAGQLIERTANTLKTMEALERHRGHFYNWYDTLSLKPLSRYVSTVDSGNLAAHLLTLRVALVEIPDAPIIGRRLFTGLGDTWRIVVETASGAAATPLAQFEKTLKAAAVAHPLTLGSVRVYLESLLTYARDVVNQLTKSTVNLSLYESAEWAQALVRQCEGALADLAFHIPSLLSNTSSEMHNLALTAKIPSLRQLASEGHDRAREQIETLEYLARKSCEFAQMEYGFLYNHARRLLSIGYNVGERRLDASYYDLLASEARLCNFVAIAQGELPQESWFALGRMLTTAGGKPLLLSWSGSMFEYLMPLLVMPTYDNTLLDQTYKAAVNRQIEYGNQRGVPWGMSESGYNAVDIHLNYQYRAFGVPGLGLKRGLGDDLVIAPYASVMALMVAPEKACLNLQKLAAEGIVGKFGFYEAIDYTPSRVRRGETRAVVRSFMAHHLGMSILSLAYLLLDRPMQRRFESDPLFQATMLLLQERIPQAKVFPLRSAELPEIHVTEEVAEMPIRILKNPNTPIPEVQLLSNGRYHVMVTNAGGGSSRWKDLAVTRWREDKTCDNWGNFCYLRDVSSGEFWSTTYQPTQKPSKRYEVVFSEGRVEFRRRDHDFDTHTEITVSPEDDIELRRVRITNRAWIRQTIEITTYAEVVLATPAADAQAPAFGNLFVQTEILPERHAIVCHRRPRSQSDQTPLMFHLMTAHGATVDTVSYETDRMRFVGRGNTVAAPYAMTDSASLSGSAGSVLDPIVAIRQRLSIGPGECATIDIVTGVGDSHQAVLNLIDKYQDHRLADRVFDLARTHSLVMLRQLNASEADAQLFCRLAGSVLFANASLRADSSVLRNNQRGQSGLWGYAISGDLPIVLVQIGDPANIDLVRKVVAAHAYWRLKGLAVDLIIWNEDHSGYRQILQEQVMGLVSSSVEAHMLDCPGGIFIHRGEQIAPEDRILLQTVSRAIIVDSKGSLADQVARRIPAELPVVLTGSAPIRRSDSKRMVELPRRRLLFDNGLGGFSEDGREYVITTGVGQMTPAPWSNVLANPHFGTVISESGQAYTWGENAHEFRLTPWRNDPVSDGGGEAFYLRDEESGSFWSPTPLPKCGVTPYITRHGFGYSVFEHSESGIHSELWIFVALDASVKFTMLKVRNDSARPRQLSVTGYTEWVLGDLREKTGMHVITAIDPKSGVLLARNPYNNDFAGRVAFFDTDDATRSVTGDRTEFIGRNGGLKNPAAMAWAELSGRVGPALDPCGALRVSFELDAGQTHETVFRLGLGRDADDAQTLVRRFRGSIAAHNALEKVQHYWQRTLGAVQVQTPDPSINLLTNGWLVYQILACRMWGRSGYYQSGGAFGFRDQLQDAMALVHAEPVLVREHLLRCAARQFIEGDVQHWWHPPMGRGVRTRCSDDYLWLPLVTCRYIAATGDMGVLDESVSFLEGRLVHADEDSYYDLPVHSEQAASLYEHCVRAIVYGLRFGEHGLPLMGAGDWNDGMNLVGIHGKGESIWLAFFLYDVLIKFVDVAVKFGDTTFVERCETEAARLRQNIELHGWDGQWYLRAFFDDGSPLGSSSNSECRIDSIAQSWSVLSGAGADTRQQQAMEAVSEHLVRRDAGIIQLLDPPFDQSPLNPGYIKGYVPGVRENGGQYTHAAIWATMAFAKLGDRQRAWELLAMINPVNHAQTSETVAVYKTEPYVVAADVYAVSPHTGRGGWSWYTGSAGWLYRLILETLLGLTLEVDKLRFAPCLPAAWKTFTVNYRYRETDYHITIVQIDDTDNAPSVTIDGVAQHDLVIALVNDGESHTVEVRLGGVRA
- a CDS encoding Crp/Fnr family transcriptional regulator, which codes for MSITSSQVTNHNYLLAAVQADEFERLKPHLELVQMPLGSVLHESGSRLQHAWFPTTAIVSLQYIMEDGASTEIAGVGNEGILGVSLLMGGAATPSRAIVQTGGCGYRIKAGSMLQEFNRTESLQHLSLLYIQALITQMSLTAACNRHHSIEQQLCRWLLLTIDRLTSNELIMTQELIASMLGVRREGITEAAGNLKNAGFINYRRGHITVLDRSGLETLSCECYKVVKKEFDCLLSTYATTQHSHSQCV